The genomic window GCGGGTACTTCATGCAGTGCAATGTCCGTGAAATGTTTTTCAACTGATCCTCGGCCTGGGTGCAAAACATGCAGCCATCGGCTTCCATAGCCATCGAGTTGATCACCACAAAATGGATCTGCTTAATGGTGTACAAATTAACCGAGGAGTTGTTTAGATAGCTCTCGAAGCGCGACATAAAGAAAGGATGCATTCTGGAAAACACACATGAGCGCggataaataaatagttgAGAATGTATTTTCAATGAGTCCTTATGACTTACTTGTAATGGAAGCCCACGTCATGATTTCCCGCAACACTGATGAGCGGAATTCCCGGTGGTAGGTGAAACATCTTCAGGTAGCGCCACACATACTCCTGGAACTGCTTGTCGCTGACCATGTCGCCCTCATCGAACAAGTCGCCCAGGACGAAGACCACGTCCGGCTGGAACAGACGTGAGGCAGCCTGAAAGGCCCGCGTCATGTGCCACTCCCGGTAAAGCTTGTCCAGCCAGTGGCCACGATGAGGTCCTAGGAGATGCGGATCCGCCAGAATCATTGCCCTAAGCGGATCGTCCACATACTTCTTGCGCTTTATCTCCGGCCACTTGCACTTTTGCAGCACCACAAAGTCCGCCACATACTCGCAGAAGATCAGGGCGCACAGCACGATCACAAAACATGCGTAAAGAAATCGCATTTCAGGATTTCGCACCggcttaaaaaataataacaaatttattcTAGAGCTGAAAAACCGTCTACGATAGTATCGATCAAAACGGGTGTACTACTCGATATACATTTACTATACTTGACAAATCAAACAGTGCGTCAAGCGGCTGCAAGTCAACTAACAAATAGGCGtacaattcaaatttatattcATCCAATTGTACATtgtacaaatttttaatttagtaCACATATGCAATGATTTTTCAACAAGAAAGCAACTTCACttgcaaaaaaatattgagTAGCTATAAGCTGAACGAAATACGTTAGAAGATAAGTTCACAGAATGACACATAGGTGGCGGTACTATTCTGTACTAATATCAGTTTGATTGGTaagaattttttatttggaataGGTATTGTGCATTGCATGCTGCTTATAAGCTAACTAAAAGAGATCGTAAAAGTAGTTCAGGCCTTGGCCCAGTTCCCAGATTGAAATGCCAGTGCCCAATTCCTGGGCGAGCTTTATTCGCTCGTTTATGGAATAGAGAGTGGGGTAAAAGACAATGTGGCGGCCGTCATCGTTTCTGAAAGTTAACCAAATATATAGTCTTCGCCTTATACTCCTGCAATAAAAAACTCACTTGATTTCAAAGAAATTTTCCACATCCCGCTCATCGTAAGTAAGGTGCTTCTTTACATGCCTAACCAGGTCCAAGTACTGGGAGAAGGTGATGGGTCCACCTCCATCGGGCGTGTAATCATTGCCGTACATATTTAGTCCCAACAGAATTTTAGCCCGCTTTGCCGCCATATCAGTGCAACCTTCTGGAGCTATTGTCTCCACAGCCTTACGGACGAAATATAATGGTGCATTTGCTCCGGGACGCTGAACACTGGAGAAGTCGTAAGTCATCAGGGAGAACGCGTATATGTGCTTGAACAGCTTGTCCATGTGCTTTTCTCCGAAAAGGTGGCCCGTTTCCTTGCGGAATGGAGGAATGACCAGAATAAGCCGCAGCTGTTGCTTCTGGAGTTCTTTGgctaaattatatataaaatattgtattattaaaaataagcCAAGGGTAGCAACCCATTAAACGCACCCATTTGCAGAACCAGAGTGTACAGAATTTTGTCATCTATGCGTCCAGCTAGCTGGGACCAAACCTCCAGGACTAGTCCATCAAAGCCATTATCCTTACAGCACTTAATCAGCACGTCGTTGACTTTCGTCCTCTCCTGGGCGTCGCTAAGCAAGAGCTTAATGTCCCTATCAGTGAAGTGATCGAATATAAAACGGGGAAACACTAAAATCCAAGAAACGTGAGTATAGATTAACAAAGGCGTAAATCATTTAGCAGCACCTTTAACTGTTCTCTGATTGTGCACCAGTTTACCCTTCCTCCGGACATCGGTAACCCAGCCCGCATCGATGTCATGGGTGCCAGCTACGGCATAACGATCTCCCTGCTTCACAATCTGCAGCCAAACTGGTGATATGATGTCGAACTTTTTGGCGAAGATCTTGGCCACATCATAGCCATGCGAGTTCCACTACAAGCAAAGTAAACGATAGATTACTACACACTCACAAAAAGTGGGAGTACGTTCTCTGCTTACTGGAGTTACATAGCCCAAGGTGGTGCCGTTGAAGCGACGCAATCCCGTATCCTTGAAGTACCCTCGATGATTGCTCACAATGTCCTTGGCCAGGGGCTCGGGACTTACCAATCCCAGATCGAAAACATCTTGGTCTTGCGGACCGCCACGCAGAGCACTCTCCTTAGTCTTGCTCTTTGATTTGTGGCTGTCCGGGGCGAGGGTGCCTTGGACAGAGGTcagcaggagaagcaggacagcgaggaggagcaggagcgcATTAGGCGCACGCATTTCGACAGGAGGACAATCAGGACCACAGCATAAATcgcacaaaaacaaatcacatacaaaaaaaaagccggCAGCAAAGTGACCATAGCGTAAAAAATTACTCTAAAAGGCAAAGGCAATCACCTAGTCAAAATGGTCACCCTGAATAAGTTATTTAACGTGTTTTACGAACATCATTTAAAATTAGATTTGATATATAGATATTGGCTTCAAATTATAAACTCCGAAAAATGTCAACTTCAAAACATTACCATAGAttatattgtttttgaaatatgtGCTTCCGATTTAAATTACCCGCTCAGCTTTTATCGATTGGTCTCCACAATCGATTTTAGCTCACAGCATTGCCGGATCGCAACGAAAAGCTGCTCAGCTGTTAGAAGCGTTTGACTTTTTTTTGACTTTGATACATTTTCTTAAGCGCAATTGCAAtataatttgcaattgctttAGGAACAATGCGCGATGTGCCGAAATCGTAAGCATTAAAGCCTCGAAAATGATCACAGATTAATGGAAAGCATTTTCCAACTTCCAGTCTCGGTCTCTCGGTCACAACTCCAGGCGGCAGTTCGGGTGCTCCGGACACTGGACGCCACAACAGCTTGGAGGAGATCAATCTGGACCAGTTCCTGAAGACGTCCAACTATGAGGACACAGTGAAGCAGCTGGACATCTACTATGGCATCGGTGAGGATTTATATAACCTTGGAGTCGTCTGTGGGGCGATCAATTAAGCACCAATTGACGGCGTCTATTAATAAGCATCGCACATCGCAAATGTCGACGCCCCACACTTGATTGTAAACAGAAtcgtttgtttatttgcatagCCAATTAGCCGCGATAACCGTGTGAATCTAACACTTTCTCTTTAAAGTCAAGCGTCAACTGCTGCGCTACCAGAGTCCGATCACCGGTTTATTTCCCGTGATGAGCACCGACCAGGTGGTGGGATCCGTGCGGGACAGTGTGTATTGCGCATCCGCCGTGTGGAGCTTGTACCAGGCCTACAGGCGAATTGATGACGACCGCGGAAAGTCCTACGAACTGGGCCAGAGCACTGTGAAGTGCATGCGAGGCATTTTGGAGTGCTGGGTAAAGCAGGCTTCGCGGGTGGAGCTCTTTAAGCAGCGCCAGTCCAATCAGCACGCCCTGCACAGCAAGTTCCAGCTGCACACCGGAGAGAAGATCTATCCGGATGAGTTTTACAATCACCTGCAGATCGATTGCGTGAGTGCTAGAGTATTTCTTATCacagaattttaaaatgcaatgaCTCTACTCCCCTAGGTTTCCCTCTATCTGCTGTTCCTTGTCCAGATGATAACCTCTGGCCTGCAGATCATTTACACCCACGACGAGGTGGCCTTTGTCCAGAATCTTGTGTACTATGTGGAGCGCGCCTATCGTACGCCCGACTTTGGCATGTGGGAGCGAGGCTCCAAATATAACAATGGCACCCCAGAGATCCATGCCTCCTCCATTGGCATGGCCAAGTCCGCCTTGGAGGCCATTAACGGATGCAATCTGTTCGGCGAGAAAGGAGCTTCGTGGAGCGTTGTCTATGTGGATATTGATGCCCACAACCGTAATCGCAGTATTTTCGAAACCATGCTGCCCAGAGAATCGAGCTCAAAGGTtgagttttattattttatttgtagttCCCAACCTTTAATTTGAGTTTGTACTTTTAGGGAGTTGATGCTTCACTGCTTCTCACCCTTTCCTTCCCAGCCTTTGCCTCGCATGAGGACCGCCTGGTGGAGCAgaccaaacaaaatgttgtgaATCGATTGCGCTGCAAAATGGGATTCAAGCGCTTCACCCGTGATGGATTCCTCAGTAAAAACGAGGACAAATCACGACGCTATTATCACTCTGGCGAGCTAAAGGAATTTGAAGGCCTGGAATGTGAATGGCCGCTCTTTTTCATAGCCATGATTATCGATGGCGTGTTTAAGAATAACAATGAACAAATCGAAGAGTTCCAAAACGATCTGAGGCGCTGTTTGCGTACGGACGTCAATGGAGATCCTGTGGTGACCATGTACTATGCGCCGGATGGAGATGGCTCCTACATGCGTGCTCCATCGCAATCGCTGTTCCTCTGGGGACAGTCCTTCTTTATCATAGCCCAGCTGCTGACCGCCGGACTCCTACACATCAATGAATTAGATCCAATCCGCCGCTACTTGCCAAGCTATAATCGGCCCAGAAGGGCGGGTCGCTATTCGGCTTTCCAGGTGAGTTGGAATCCTGATACTTGCAGGGTACTAAACGCTATGAAGTGTTTTCTGAAATTGTAAACCAATGGCAAAGCATTTTGTTTTACCTCAAAAAGACATTTCATAGCGTCGGTTTATAAGGGTTCCTAAATGCTTATCTGGGAGTTTTCGCttctgccgccgctgccgctgatGAGTTTTGTGTGTCTGCCGTGTGTGTCTGCGTTCGATCTCAATTGGAATACTTTACACATAAGTTGTTTTTTTGCCTAAGTACATTATGTGGGTTTAGTTTATAATTGGCTCTTGATACTTAATTCTGTCTACATCTATTCATTCTTTACTACCAACCACTACCAAATACTACTGCTACCACACGTCTATATATCCAAAATGATCAAAATCACACCCCAAATTGTATAATAATTGGTTTTGTAAAAACAGGGCAAAGCTATTGACGAAAAACACAAAGTAAGTAGATGTCCTGCTGtacgaaaatattttattgatttccaaattcaaaattatCTAAAACCTAAATTATACGTATGTGTACAAACTAAATTTTGCTTTTTAGACCACAGACACATTTGCACAAAAGATCACCTAGTTTACATTGTGGCTTTTAATGTTCGGCAAGACACACTGATCGAAAATATATAACTATGACACGCTTTACGATCAAATCACACACCTACACTATAGAAATgattatttgcttattttcagtatgaattattatttctgtattcccgttttatttgtatatagtGAACAAATTCTTTTTGGTATCTAAATCAAAAGTTTTCTCTCTGCTCTTTTCGGTTTCTTTTCCTCCTTATATACCTATCAATATACtgcataatttgtttaaaaacgAACATAAACACACGCTCTATAGGCTAAACCGGGCACTGTAAGTAATTGTCACCAGACTTTTGGGTTTATTTACGTAGTTTGCAGTTCCTAATTCATGTTATTAACCAAATGGCCGCAGAAGCTTGATTTGGCTTGATGTTTCAATGGTGCTAACACTGGGATTTAGCCTTAATATGTTCAAAATATTGATCACGCCTTCCAAAGTGCAATGCATTCTTaattgcaaatgtttttcGGGGCAGCgattcaaaataaaatgccaagAGACAGCAGCTTTGCTTGAGCCCTTAGAAAATGTTAACTActaattaatttgccattgCTAAATATCCATATGCTCCTCTACTAAAAATTCCGCATTATGCATAAAGAAACCACGCATACCTATAATATTGGATGACAAAAAGGTAATTTTTGGGTTGAAATTTTGGGACTTCACTGGCTTGATTTTGATTAGGAACACGAATCGGCAAAAAGATATATAAATCGGAACTATCCTAAAGTCTTCAAATCGGTATTTACTTCAAAATGCATACCAAATTTATTAATGGGGGTTTCAAATTGTAAGATATTACAAAGTTCTAATACTGGCTTGGCATGTTTATATCCTCCAACTTTTACTTAAACTCTCCCAAATCCCGCACTTGTACCCCTCTGCTAGTATTTCCTCGATCCTTCCTTCAATTTACGTTTAcctttgtgtgtttttgcattttggcaTCTGGCTAGTCCAAATTTTCTTGTCAAGTGATTAAAACCCAAGAATATTGAATTGGCCTCATGCATCCTAACATGTTTTATAGTCAAAGGATAGGTGCTCCTTCTAATTATACCTCGGTGATCCTTACAGGGCACTGCCACTGATCTTGTGGTGCAGATTGTCCTGATTGCCGAGTCCATGCGACTGCAGGCTATGATGGCCACCTATGGCATTCAAACACAGACGCCACATGAGGTAAGTTCGTATTTTTTCAAACTACTAGACAGcatatttaacaatttttttgaaCAGGTCGAACCTGTGCAAATTTGGAGCTCCACCGAGCTCATAAAAGTATATCAACATCTCGGTGTCAACAATAAGGTTGGCCTTTCTGGTCGTCCATCCAGACCTGTGGGTTCTTTGGGCACCAGCAAGGTGTATCGCATCTGTGGCATGACCGTCCTCTGCTACCCACTTATCTTTGAGGTCTCCGACTTTTATCTCTACCGGGACATGGCTCTACTAATTGATGACATCAAGACAGAGCTGCAGTTTGTGGGCAAGTACTGGCGATTATCGGGCAGACCAACAGTTTGCCTGCTTATCCGGGAGGAGCATATGCGGGATCCGCAATTCAAGGAGATGCTTGACCTGCTGGCCATGCTCAAAAAGGGCTACTGCGATGGCATGAAAGTTCGCATCGGTCGTCTACAGAATCTGATTAGCAGCTCGTGCATCGAGCATCTTGACTTTATGAACCAAAGCGATCTGACCGACAACGAGAATGCTTTCTCGCAGATAAACCATGAGTACATTGGCTACCAATCGTTAACAGATGTGCCCAAAGCTCTGACATATGTGGAGGAAAAGATTTCCGTTGCGGTTAGTACTTCTAGttgtaataatattaaagatgAACATTTCTTATTAAACTTTTTATATTCCAGCACTTCGACACCAAACCCACGCCGGATATCATCAACGCACTACGTAGCACGGATTCAATTTACTGTTTGTGCCAATTGTGGGGTATTATTCTCAACCGCGAGGGTCCTCACTTTGAGGTAAACGGTCTGAACGTAAACACGGCTTTAACGCAGCTTTACCACCGAGCTGGTTCCCTGCGCTACTGGCGTGCCGTGCGATACTGCTCTTCCCTTCTTCACCACATTGTGGACTCTATTAGTCCATTTATCACCACTGTGTTGGTGAATGGCAAGGAACTCACAGTGGGCATCATTGGCCAGAAGGAGACAGTGTTCGATAAGCCCATGACGCCGGCGGAGATTCAAAATGTCATGTACACGAGTGTCCAACCATACGACGTCATCCAGGCGGTGTTGCAGCAGGAAGTGGTTCTGTATTGTGGCCGATTAATAGCCACCAATCCATCCATGTTCCGTGGAATACTAAAAATTCGCATTGGTTGGGTGCTGGAGGCCATGCGAATCTATTTACAAATCTCAGGACAACAGAGCATTGATGTGGACAATCTTTCGCCCTTCCAAGTCCGCATACTTCTTCAGAAAGTTTTAACTGTCAGCGAATGGGCTGTAGAAGAAAAGTAAGTAATCAATTACTCGTTCTTAGGgcaacatttaaatatatttttatttatcaggCTTACTACCCTACAACGTCGTCAACTGGAAGGATGCTTGTGCCGTgtgccaaaacatttttataacaaaatCTGGGAAATCCTTCAGCGAACCCCTCAGGGAATTCTTACCCAGGGACATCATttgccagccacgcccacactaacCAACATGAGCCGCGGCGAGTTGACCTTTAATCTGCTAGTCGAGGAAACTCTGATTTGCATTGACCGCCCAGAGAGGCGTCAGATAACCGTGGAGCTTCTGTGCATTGTGGCCACCATTCTTAATCGgtaaaaaaataccaaaataatCGGgatatttgattttcttttaacGTATCAAATTATTACCTCTTGTTGCAGTAATCCCGAGCTGCACTTCAAACAAGCTCTCGACTTGGATGGCATCTTGGCGGAAGCGTTTGCAATGTACTGCAAGGACAACAACATACAGCATCAACCAAAGCCGGAGCATGAGCAGACCAAAAATGAGGATCTCAAAGCTTTCTATTCGTTGCCATATTCCGAGACTACGGGTTATTTGGCTCGCGCCGCAGTCAACAAGGTTTTGCAGGGTGGCATCTTCTCCACCAATGAAGAGGATGTTCAGCTCGACGGCGATCGTTTGCACGACGACAACTGTAAGGTATCCTAAGCAGAGGAACGCTGGATCTAGATTATGTACATAGCACAGTTTTCACATATCTTCGTTGCACTGACCCACCATTAGCTCGAATGTTGTAGCTATTTTATTCTGTTATTCTTATTTAACTTGTCTCTCTCTGTGTCCCTCGCCGTTCGTCTAGttcttaattaaatgttatgtatattttgttgCAATAATCGAAGGTGTTACATGGCCGAGTGTTTGATTAGTTAATAGGTCAATAACACTGGGGGAGGAAACCCAAGCAACTGGGCCCTAACCTCGCTTAAGACAAGCCGTATTGATTTTCGCCTCGACTTATGTCACCTACCCGTGGCTATAAA from Drosophila yakuba strain Tai18E2 chromosome 2L, Prin_Dyak_Tai18E2_2.1, whole genome shotgun sequence includes these protein-coding regions:
- the LOC6527668 gene encoding metallophosphoesterase 1 homolog isoform X1; amino-acid sequence: MRFLYACFVIVLCALIFCEYVADFVVLQKCKWPEIKRKKYVDDPLRAMILADPHLLGPHRGHWLDKLYREWHMTRAFQAASRLFQPDVVFVLGDLFDEGDMVSDKQFQEYVWRYLKMFHLPPGIPLISVAGNHDVGFHYKMHPFFMSRFESYLNNSSVNLYTIKQIHFVVINSMAMEADGCMFCTQAEDQLKNISRTLHCMKYPLEAECARTRRHPYSQPIILQHFPTYRISDTMCEEHDAPYIEAFRERFHVLSKDATDMLGELLKPRLAFAGHSHHFCHSVNRLGIDEYTVASFSWRNKVNPSFMLATITPDDYVVSKCKMLPQQFVFNSYLSAGILCLIVIGFQLRKCIQRRRQSSAADHRKVNYLD
- the LOC6527668 gene encoding metallophosphoesterase 1 homolog isoform X2, whose amino-acid sequence is MRFLYACFVIVLCALIFCEYVADFVVLQKCKWPEIKRKKYVDDPLRAMILADPHLLGPHRGHWLDKLYREWHMTRAFQAASRLFQPDVVFVLGDLFDEGDMVSDKQFQEYVWRYLKMFHLPPGIPLISVAGNHDVGFHYKMHPFFMSRFESYLNNSSVNLYTIKQIHFVVINSMAMEADGCMFCTQAEDQLKNISRTLHCMKYPLEAECARTRRHPYSQPIILQHFPTYRISDTMCEEHDAPYIEAFRERFHVLSKDATDMLGELLKPRLAFAGHSHHFCHSVNRLGIDEYTVASFSWRNKVNPSFMLATITPDDYVVSKCKMLPQQFVFNSYLSAGILCLIVIGFQLRKCIQRRRQSSAADHRKVN
- the LOC6527667 gene encoding chitinase domain-containing protein 1 isoform X1, whose product is MRAPNALLLLLAVLLLLLTSVQGTLAPDSHKSKSKTKESALRGGPQDQDVFDLGLVSPEPLAKDIVSNHRGYFKDTGLRRFNGTTLGYVTPWNSHGYDVAKIFAKKFDIISPVWLQIVKQGDRYAVAGTHDIDAGWVTDVRRKGKLVHNQRTVKVFPRFIFDHFTDRDIKLLLSDAQERTKVNDVLIKCCKDNGFDGLVLEVWSQLAGRIDDKILYTLVLQMAKELQKQQLRLILVIPPFRKETGHLFGEKHMDKLFKHIYAFSLMTYDFSSVQRPGANAPLYFVRKAVETIAPEGCTDMAAKRAKILLGLNMYGNDYTPDGGGPITFSQYLDLVRHVKKHLTYDERDVENFFEIKNDDGRHIVFYPTLYSINERIKLAQELGTGISIWELGQGLNYFYDLF
- the LOC6527667 gene encoding chitinase domain-containing protein 1 isoform X2; protein product: MRAPNALLLLLAVLLLLLTSVQGTLAPDSHKSKSKTKESALRGGPQDQDVFDLGLVSPEPLAKDIVSNHRGYFKDTGLRRFNGTTLGYVTPWNSHGYDVAKIFAKKFDIISPVWLQIVKQGDRYAVAGTHDIDAGWVTDVRRKGKVSWILVFPRFIFDHFTDRDIKLLLSDAQERTKVNDVLIKCCKDNGFDGLVLEVWSQLAGRIDDKILYTLVLQMAKELQKQQLRLILVIPPFRKETGHLFGEKHMDKLFKHIYAFSLMTYDFSSVQRPGANAPLYFVRKAVETIAPEGCTDMAAKRAKILLGLNMYGNDYTPDGGGPITFSQYLDLVRHVKKHLTYDERDVENFFEIKNDDGRHIVFYPTLYSINERIKLAQELGTGISIWELGQGLNYFYDLF